In one window of Leptospira fainei serovar Hurstbridge str. BUT 6 DNA:
- a CDS encoding DUF3375 family protein — protein MDYRILNRLFGSPAIRLLKKDNAPFILYFLEKYFRDSGRNFVPFEELKILLRHELENIREVHDLSLYREAEVYISEWVGENFLYRRIRSSEGNEEIILEPTSELEKVFSWIEDLRSLNEREAIGTESRFFSVLNKLKEIVEESVSDPKEKIKQLELKRDVLDEQIGKLKLGDEVSIFPSERIRSQYVYARKEALALLSDFRQVEGNFNEITKLIHKKYLDVAQKGEILQFALDGDQELLQSEQGRSFQAFWDFLRSEKSQEKFESILDSLYLLKDVIALDDRKFFRNFRRNLREAGSRVNGVVSRMSEQLKKSLVERTLRENRRSKELISEIKNIVIERRFDYDNENFHSMEEIEIRLPMERPLWTGDPVDAFKSIQISNDEEESLSIDFLESIRGVDLEIYENRILSLLRSYPEITLEKVLDTFPDDIGFESLVAYVWIAARGENHFLDDVETFLCFPSLKSSGDQKLSAYRVPKGIYRVGTDG, from the coding sequence ATGGATTATCGGATTTTAAATAGATTATTTGGCTCTCCTGCAATTCGTCTGTTGAAAAAGGATAACGCTCCTTTTATCTTATATTTTTTGGAAAAATATTTTAGGGACTCTGGGAGAAATTTTGTTCCCTTTGAGGAACTTAAGATATTGCTGCGTCATGAATTAGAGAATATCCGAGAGGTCCATGATCTTAGTTTATATAGAGAAGCAGAGGTATATATTAGCGAATGGGTGGGAGAAAATTTTCTATATAGAAGGATTCGTTCTTCCGAAGGAAATGAAGAAATTATATTGGAGCCGACGAGCGAATTGGAAAAGGTTTTCTCCTGGATAGAAGACTTGCGTTCTTTAAACGAACGGGAGGCGATAGGAACGGAATCCCGTTTCTTTTCCGTGTTAAATAAATTAAAGGAAATCGTAGAGGAGAGCGTTTCGGATCCGAAGGAGAAAATCAAACAGCTAGAACTAAAAAGGGATGTTTTAGATGAACAGATCGGAAAGCTCAAATTAGGGGATGAGGTTTCCATTTTCCCAAGCGAGCGAATCCGAAGCCAATATGTATATGCGCGAAAGGAAGCTTTAGCACTTCTTTCGGATTTTAGGCAAGTAGAAGGGAATTTTAACGAAATAACCAAGTTGATCCATAAGAAATATTTGGATGTGGCGCAAAAGGGAGAAATTTTGCAATTCGCATTGGATGGAGATCAGGAATTGCTTCAATCGGAACAAGGAAGAAGTTTTCAAGCTTTTTGGGATTTTCTGAGGTCCGAAAAAAGTCAGGAAAAATTTGAAAGTATATTAGATTCTCTTTATTTATTAAAAGATGTAATCGCTTTGGATGATCGAAAATTTTTCAGAAATTTTAGACGTAATTTGAGAGAGGCGGGAAGCAGAGTAAACGGGGTTGTTTCCAGAATGTCGGAGCAACTCAAGAAGAGTCTTGTAGAAAGGACTCTTCGAGAAAATAGAAGGTCTAAGGAACTTATCTCTGAAATTAAGAATATCGTAATCGAAAGAAGATTCGATTACGATAATGAAAATTTCCATTCAATGGAGGAGATTGAGATTCGTCTTCCGATGGAACGTCCTCTTTGGACGGGAGACCCGGTAGATGCTTTTAAATCGATTCAGATCTCAAATGACGAAGAGGAATCGCTGTCGATTGATTTTTTGGAGTCAATACGCGGGGTCGATTTGGAAATTTACGAAAATAGAATATTAAGTCTACTTCGGAGCTATCCGGAGATAACTTTGGAAAAGGTTCTCGACACATTTCCAGATGATATCGGATTCGAGAGCCTGGTCGCCTATGTTTGGATCGCCGCCCGAGGAGAAAATCATTTCCTGGACGATGTGGAAACCTTTTTATGTTTTCCCTCTTTGAAATCTTCTGGAGACCAAAAACTTAGCGCTTATCGGGTTCCAAAAGGAATTTATAGGGTAGGCACTGATGGATAA
- a CDS encoding ATP-binding protein, whose translation MLDLFSPGEISTNSGYRLKSLEILNWGTFHGKIWKLNSEGETFLLTGANGSGKSTLVDAILTLLVPSAKRNYNLASGLESKKRDRSEKTYVEGHYRRFASGSEGILKIRGKQEECYSVLSAIFEAKGKNPQIRIAQIFWFESGELRKIFLVSNEILEFEKDLLLSNRTVKELRSDLKNSGARIYDNFKAYAVDFRKAVGLASEKATDLFNQIVAIKSLGVLNEFVREHMLESRDKRDRIEELDRNFSDLSETYQAILNAREQLKLLEPIERKGAEYREWDEKVRNVQDLIRFVPIYFSKKSYELHKIKEQEYILDLSRIQDRLKVLSDQVESFKRDERELFNALENNDTQKRISDLKRKYDVIFLEQKRRRSEKEKYSEYLRKIGLKNVLTEEVFYSNYQKAGEKLSETESTREEIRDRLGDLMVQKKELESEFHSIRSELEHLKKNRENLPKTQSEIRAKMSEELGLSEKMFPFVCELIRVKDSEKEWTGALERLLRSFGLRMLVTEEEYEKVSGYVNSSYLGGKLVFSRMLSSAGPLLQPKDRDEVFYKLEIKPDLQRSQKEWLEAQILREFGHICSDLQRLRKEEKAVTKEGLIKSGKIRHEKDDRKSLNDARDYILGWNNQEKISALEGEFVKLGQEVYKIELEIKKVKEEEIQNDRLRDDLKSFLRFEQFSQIDDQSLEEPILETQKQIQDLEILSVEYGKLKEQYELAKVRLSEAEGREKETTKEFTIVEERLSNLRKEMDELTFRIKEIDPEMSAQIGPVIAERLSGMVITLESISENERKFFEMLTNERDDHLRKRDSIGEELNKAMDRYVKRFQEEADREELSVSVLNAGAFAKLTERIRKDRLPEFQDKFREMMSDKVAKQILEFKAELEDDVAEIKERIDELNSSLRYLDYSKGKSYIQIRYFETKDREIVGDIGFKEMLRASIPDVGDSSNNEEKFARIRELLGKLKGENGTDRWSRLVTDPRNWLDFQAAEFHRETEEILQVYDSSAGKSGGQTVKLAYTILASAIAYQFKIREQDSFRFVVIDEMFNNLDHENSRYAMDLFRQLGLQLLVVTPMDKISVVEPYIQNVYFVKNNLEGSDSRVYRIKKEKLDPDENTNGDRKSGKF comes from the coding sequence ATGCTAGATCTATTTTCACCCGGTGAAATCTCCACAAATAGCGGATACAGATTAAAATCTTTGGAAATTTTGAATTGGGGGACCTTTCATGGAAAGATATGGAAGTTGAATTCTGAAGGCGAGACTTTTCTGCTAACGGGTGCAAATGGATCTGGAAAATCGACTTTGGTGGATGCAATCCTTACTTTACTGGTTCCTTCGGCGAAAAGAAATTATAATTTAGCTTCAGGACTAGAAAGTAAAAAGAGGGATAGATCGGAGAAAACATACGTTGAAGGACATTACCGTCGGTTCGCATCCGGTAGTGAGGGAATTCTAAAGATCAGAGGAAAACAAGAGGAATGCTACTCTGTTCTATCCGCAATATTCGAAGCAAAAGGAAAAAATCCTCAAATTCGGATTGCCCAGATTTTCTGGTTCGAATCGGGAGAGCTAAGAAAAATCTTTCTGGTTTCGAATGAAATTCTTGAGTTTGAAAAGGATTTGCTTTTAAGTAACAGAACCGTTAAAGAGCTTCGATCTGACTTAAAAAATAGCGGCGCAAGAATTTACGATAATTTTAAAGCATATGCAGTAGATTTTAGAAAAGCGGTGGGTCTAGCTTCTGAAAAAGCCACAGATTTATTCAATCAAATTGTGGCGATAAAGTCCTTAGGAGTTTTAAACGAATTTGTAAGGGAGCACATGCTCGAATCCAGAGACAAAAGAGATAGAATCGAAGAATTGGATAGGAACTTTTCAGATTTAAGCGAAACCTACCAAGCTATCCTAAATGCCAGAGAGCAATTAAAACTATTGGAACCGATAGAGCGGAAGGGGGCGGAATATAGGGAATGGGATGAAAAAGTTAGGAATGTGCAGGATTTAATCCGGTTTGTTCCTATATACTTCTCAAAGAAAAGTTACGAGCTTCATAAAATTAAAGAACAAGAGTATATCCTCGATCTTTCCCGGATTCAAGACCGATTAAAGGTCCTTAGCGACCAAGTTGAGTCGTTCAAGAGAGATGAGAGGGAATTGTTTAATGCATTGGAAAATAATGATACTCAAAAGAGAATTTCAGACCTAAAGAGAAAATACGATGTGATCTTTTTGGAGCAAAAAAGGAGAAGGTCGGAAAAGGAAAAATATTCTGAATATCTTCGAAAGATCGGTTTGAAAAATGTTTTAACTGAAGAAGTCTTTTACTCGAATTACCAAAAAGCAGGGGAAAAGCTGTCTGAGACCGAATCCACTCGGGAAGAGATTCGAGATCGACTCGGCGATTTGATGGTTCAAAAAAAAGAGCTGGAATCCGAATTTCACTCTATACGTTCCGAGTTGGAACATTTGAAGAAAAATAGGGAAAATCTCCCCAAAACTCAGTCCGAGATACGCGCCAAGATGTCCGAAGAATTGGGACTTTCCGAAAAAATGTTTCCTTTTGTATGTGAGCTAATTCGGGTCAAGGATTCCGAAAAAGAATGGACGGGAGCTTTGGAAAGGCTTTTGAGAAGTTTCGGCTTACGGATGTTAGTTACTGAAGAGGAATATGAAAAAGTTTCGGGGTATGTGAATTCCTCCTATTTGGGTGGAAAACTTGTTTTTTCTCGGATGTTATCATCTGCCGGACCATTATTGCAACCTAAAGATAGGGATGAAGTATTTTACAAATTAGAAATAAAGCCCGACTTGCAGAGATCCCAGAAAGAATGGTTAGAGGCTCAGATCTTAAGGGAATTCGGGCATATTTGCTCTGACCTACAAAGATTGAGAAAGGAAGAGAAGGCAGTCACGAAAGAAGGACTCATCAAATCTGGAAAAATTCGTCACGAGAAAGATGATCGCAAGAGTCTTAACGACGCAAGGGACTATATCTTGGGATGGAATAACCAGGAAAAAATTTCCGCTTTGGAAGGCGAGTTCGTCAAATTAGGTCAAGAAGTATATAAAATAGAATTGGAAATAAAGAAAGTCAAAGAAGAGGAAATACAAAACGACCGTTTGCGGGACGATTTGAAATCATTTCTGCGTTTCGAACAATTTTCTCAAATCGATGACCAAAGTCTCGAAGAACCGATACTAGAAACTCAAAAGCAAATCCAAGACTTGGAAATTCTCTCCGTTGAATACGGGAAATTAAAAGAACAATACGAACTTGCAAAAGTTCGCCTATCCGAAGCCGAAGGTCGAGAAAAGGAGACTACCAAGGAATTTACAATCGTTGAGGAGAGGCTTTCTAATTTACGAAAAGAGATGGATGAACTAACTTTTAGGATCAAAGAAATCGATCCCGAAATGTCTGCGCAAATAGGCCCAGTTATAGCGGAACGACTGTCTGGCATGGTTATTACACTTGAATCAATCTCCGAAAATGAAAGAAAATTTTTCGAAATGCTGACAAATGAACGAGACGATCATCTTAGAAAAAGGGATTCGATTGGCGAAGAGTTGAACAAGGCGATGGATCGTTACGTGAAACGTTTCCAAGAAGAAGCGGATCGAGAAGAATTGTCGGTTTCCGTTTTAAATGCGGGGGCATTTGCAAAATTAACTGAAAGAATTCGTAAGGATAGGCTTCCGGAGTTTCAAGATAAGTTCCGAGAGATGATGTCTGATAAGGTTGCCAAACAAATTCTGGAATTTAAGGCTGAATTAGAAGACGACGTAGCCGAAATAAAGGAACGGATCGACGAACTTAATAGTTCTTTACGGTATTTGGACTATTCTAAAGGAAAATCTTATATTCAAATTCGATATTTCGAAACGAAAGATCGAGAAATAGTGGGCGATATAGGTTTTAAAGAAATGCTTCGTGCAAGTATTCCTGATGTGGGTGATTCTTCCAATAATGAAGAGAAATTTGCCAGAATTCGGGAACTTTTAGGAAAGCTAAAAGGTGAAAATGGGACCGATCGTTGGTCTAGACTCGTAACCGATCCAAGAAATTGGTTAGATTTTCAAGCGGCGGAATTTCATCGAGAGACTGAAGAGATACTGCAAGTGTATGATTCATCAGCCGGAAAATCCGGAGGACAAACGGTAAAGCTTGCCTACACCATACTTGCTTCCGCGATTGCCTATCAGTTTAAAATTCGAGAGCAAGATTCTTTTCGTTTTGTAGTCATCGACGAAATGTTTAATAATTTGGACCATGAAAATTCCAGATATGCAATGGATCTATTTAGACAATTGGGTTTGCAATTATTGGTCGTCACCCCGATGGACAAGATTTCGGTCGTGGAACCTTATATACAAAATGTATATTTTGTTAAGAATAATTTGGAAGGAAGCGATTCGAGAGTCTACAGAATAAAAAAGGAGAAATTGGATCCGGATGAAAATACGAATGGGGATCGAAAATCAGGAAAATTTTGA
- a CDS encoding DUF4194 domain-containing protein, whose amino-acid sequence MDKIALFATAVLKLLKGPIGIESDFKAWDNLLTYERQVREYFEKIGLFLHLDREDGYAFLRQTSEDESIESEEKLPVLTRRLPLTKEETLFLVLLRECIIELEEADPSGSVVLRKGEIFDRVRPFFPDSSDEIDTQKKFERLFKKAEDMGFIKQIDSDTARIEKILKAKITVSDLERLRTKFKQGSE is encoded by the coding sequence ATGGATAAAATAGCTCTTTTTGCTACAGCAGTATTAAAACTCTTAAAAGGACCAATTGGAATCGAATCGGATTTTAAAGCTTGGGATAATCTTCTTACGTATGAGAGACAAGTAAGAGAATACTTTGAAAAAATCGGATTATTTCTGCATTTAGATAGAGAGGACGGCTATGCGTTTTTACGACAAACTTCCGAAGATGAGAGCATTGAGTCCGAAGAGAAACTTCCTGTTTTGACTAGAAGGTTGCCTTTAACAAAGGAAGAAACTTTATTTCTTGTTCTACTACGCGAATGTATCATCGAACTGGAAGAAGCGGACCCATCAGGATCTGTTGTTCTTAGAAAAGGGGAAATATTTGATCGCGTTCGTCCTTTTTTTCCTGATTCTTCAGATGAAATCGACACCCAGAAAAAGTTCGAAAGGCTTTTTAAAAAGGCCGAAGACATGGGTTTTATAAAGCAGATCGATTCAGATACTGCACGAATAGAGAAAATTTTAAAAGCTAAAATCACAGTTTCGGATTTGGAAAGACTGCGAACAAAATTTAAGCAAGGATCAGAGTAG